One genomic window of Geodermatophilus sp. DSM 44513 includes the following:
- a CDS encoding nuclear transport factor 2 family protein, which yields MPQSADTETLRAAERRLQAAQLASDVDGLDELLDDAVLFTGPDGNLYSKEDDLRAHRSGHQVLNRVEEEDLRILVAGSTGVTFFLGILEGTVGGEPFAARMRYTRTWHHDAASGWRIVAAHAAIVSDT from the coding sequence ATGCCGCAGAGCGCTGACACCGAGACCCTCCGGGCGGCCGAGCGGCGCCTGCAGGCCGCCCAGCTGGCCTCCGACGTGGACGGGCTGGACGAACTGCTCGACGACGCGGTGCTGTTCACCGGGCCGGACGGCAACCTCTACTCCAAGGAGGACGACCTCCGTGCCCACCGGAGCGGCCACCAGGTGCTGAACCGGGTCGAGGAAGAAGATCTGCGCATCCTGGTCGCCGGTTCCACCGGGGTCACCTTCTTCCTCGGGATCCTGGAGGGAACCGTCGGAGGGGAGCCCTTCGCGGCTCGGATGCGCTACACCCGCACCTGGCACCACGACGCAGCGAGCGGCTGGAGGATCGTGGCGGCCCACGCCGCCATCGTGAGTGACACGTAG
- a CDS encoding GNAT family N-acetyltransferase produces the protein MTEPSAPALPPGWSHRHPRPDDHARVQAVLGHWWPGFGGQAGARERAALLPRLFFEHFTDTSHLIEDDDGCLAAFLVGFLSPARPGAAYVHVVGVDPAAQRAGLGRWPYTRFTAAVRARGAREVGCITSPGNRASIAFHTWLGFDIEPGDQTVDGIPVHSDHDGPGLHRVVFTRSLDRQPRT, from the coding sequence GTGACCGAGCCGTCAGCGCCCGCCCTGCCACCTGGCTGGTCGCACCGCCACCCCCGCCCCGACGACCACGCGCGGGTGCAGGCGGTGCTGGGCCACTGGTGGCCCGGCTTCGGCGGGCAGGCCGGCGCCCGAGAGCGGGCCGCGCTGCTGCCCCGGCTGTTCTTCGAGCACTTCACCGACACCAGCCATCTCATCGAGGACGACGACGGGTGCCTGGCGGCCTTCCTGGTCGGGTTCCTCTCCCCCGCCCGGCCCGGCGCGGCGTACGTGCACGTCGTCGGCGTGGACCCGGCCGCTCAGCGCGCCGGCCTGGGACGCTGGCCCTACACGCGCTTCACCGCCGCAGTCCGCGCCCGGGGCGCGCGGGAGGTCGGGTGCATCACCAGCCCGGGCAACCGGGCCTCGATCGCCTTCCACACCTGGCTCGGCTTCGACATCGAACCCGGCGACCAGACCGTGGACGGCATCCCGGTGCACAGCGACCACGACGGCCCCGGCCTGCACCGCGTCGTCTTCACCCGCAGCCTGGATCGACAGCCGCGCACGTAG